In Candidatus Saccharimonadales bacterium, the DNA window ACAATCGTCCCATCGGCAATAGCAGCTTTAATATCAGTATTACTGTAAACACTCACGTGATTCTCCCCTCACTTATCTTTATAAATTGTAGCATGTTACTATAAGAATTATGAAGACAAGTATTGTTGGGTTTGCAAAGAATATGGTGATTGGCAAAGATCAAGACATGCCGTGGGGGCATGGAATCAAAGATGATCTGCGTCATTTTAAAGAGACAACTACTGGTCATGCGATTATCATGGGAAGTAAAACCTATGAGTCCATGGGTCGGGCTCTACCCAACCGACAAAATATTGTTATTTCTAGAAAACCTTTTGCAGCCGAGGGCGCGACAGTCGTTGATAGCCTCGAAAAAGCGTATGCGGCGGTTGATCCCGACCGGGAAACATTCGTTATTGGCGGCGGCCAGATTTATAAGCTGGCGATGGATACAATTGATAGGATTATTGCAACCGAAGTTCAGGGTGAATTTGATGGTGACATTTTTTTTCCTGTTATTGATCCGTCGATTTGGAAAGAGACGTCTCGTGAACATCATAATGCAGACGAAAGGAATAATTACGCATATGATTTTGTCATATACGACCGAATAAGGAGTTGATAATGATTTCATTTATTGTCGCTATAACGAAAAACCATGTTATGGCCAGAAAAGGCGAACTGCCCTGGCATTTAAAGACAGACAAAGGCTACTACCATGCAAAAGTTCATGGTCACGTTGCGATCGTCGGAAGCACAACCTTTCCCCAGCTTGATCCTGAACTGACCGGCCGAGAGATGATTGTGCTTGCTGATGATCCTAATTACCAGCCAGCCGGCGCAACAATGGTGCATTCAATTGAAGAGGCACTCGAGCATACTCATACTTCCGATGAAATTTTTGTTTTAGGTGGTGGGCAGGTGTTTAAAGGAATGCTTCCCTACGCAGATAGATTATATGTAACCGAAATCGACACCGAACTTGAGGGTGATGTTTTCTTTC includes these proteins:
- a CDS encoding dihydrofolate reductase; the protein is MKTSIVGFAKNMVIGKDQDMPWGHGIKDDLRHFKETTTGHAIIMGSKTYESMGRALPNRQNIVISRKPFAAEGATVVDSLEKAYAAVDPDRETFVIGGGQIYKLAMDTIDRIIATEVQGEFDGDIFFPVIDPSIWKETSREHHNADERNNYAYDFVIYDRIRS
- a CDS encoding dihydrofolate reductase codes for the protein MISFIVAITKNHVMARKGELPWHLKTDKGYYHAKVHGHVAIVGSTTFPQLDPELTGREMIVLADDPNYQPAGATMVHSIEEALEHTHTSDEIFVLGGGQVFKGMLPYADRLYVTEIDTELEGDVFFPEFDHQEWLETSREHHEKDEDNEYDYDFVVYDRTRS